A region of the Bacteroidota bacterium genome:
GAGTGCTTACCTTCAGGGTTGCTTATTTAATGCATACCGGAATCGATCCGTTTTCCATTTTAGCCCTCACCTTTACCAATAAAGCAGCGCGAGAAATGAAAAACCGTATCGAACAATTGTACGGTACCGAAGCACGCAATTTGTGGATGGGCACTTTCCACTCCGTATTTTCCAGAATTTTACGCAGCGAAGCCGATAAATTAGGTTACCCTTCCAATTTTACAATTTATGATACAGAAGATGCAAAAAATCTGCTCAAAACAATTGTGAAAGAAATGGGTCTCAACGATAAGTTATACAAACCCGGTTATGTATTATATCGCATCTCCCTTTGTAAAAATAATCTCATCGGTCCGGAAGCTTATGCAGTAAATACCGACCTCATTAGTGAAGACGAAGGTAATGGTCGCCCGAAAATGGCTGAGGTGTATAAAAATTATACGAAACGTTGTTTTCGCGGCGGCGCAATGGATTTTGATGATTTATTATTAAAAACACATGAACTGCTCGAACGTTTTCCTGATGTATTATATAAATATCAACATCGTTTTAAATATGTAATGATTGATGAGTTTCAGGATACTAACTTTTTACAATATTCTATCGTAAAACGCATTGCTGATGTATTTCAGAATATTGCTGTTGTTGGTGATGATGCGCAAAGTATTTACGCTTTCCGCGGTGCAAGTATTGCTAACATTTTAAATTTCGAAAAAGATTTTCCCGAGGTAAAAACATTCCGCCTCGAACAAAATTACCGCTCTACAAAAATTATTGTGGAAGCCGCAAATCATATCATCGGAAAAAATCAAAATCAGCTAGCCAAAAAAATATGGACCGATAATGTGGAAGGCGATACCATAAAGGTAATTCGCGCCATGAGCGATAATGAGGAAGGTCGTATGGTAGCAGACAGTATTTTTGAACAGCGTATGCGCGACCATATTAAGAACGGTGAATTTGCAATATTATATCGCACCAACGCTCAAAGCCGCGCATTTGAGGAAGGTTTGAGAAAACTCAATATTCCTTATCGCATATATGGAGGTATTTCTTTCTACCAGCGAAAAGAGGTGAAAGATTTAATCGCTTATTTAAAATTAACAGTAAACCCACACGATGAGGAATCATTTAAACGTGTAATTAATTATCCAGCACGCGGAATTGAAAAAACCAGCATCGAAAAATTAATGGTTTACGCGGCAGACAATGATAAAAGTTTGTGGACCATGTCGGAAAATATTGACTTGTTGCAATTTAATTCCGGGACAAGAAAATTATTCGCCGACTTTGTTACCATGATCAAAAGTTTCCAGACCATGCTGGATAAAAAAGATGCATATGAAGTTGCGAGTCATGTTGCTAAATCTACAGGATTATTAAAAGAATTATACAACGACCAAAGTGTTGAAGGTTTAAGCCGTTATGAAAATATTCAGGAACTACTCAACTCTATAAAAGAGTTTGTAACACCTGATGAAGTTGATTCACCTGAATTTGTGCCAACGTTTACCGATGAACTGAAGGAAGAAAAAACGCTGAGCAATTATTTGCAACAGGTTGTTTTACTTACCGATGCAGATGCTGAAGGTAATGAAGATGAAACAGTAAAACTCATGACCATTCACGCTGCGAAAGGTTTGGAATTTAAAAGTGTATTTGTTGTAGGTCTGGAAGAAAATTTATTTCCGGGCACCTTATCCGTTTCCTCACGTGAAGATTTGGAAGAAGAACGCCGATTGTTTTATGTTGCGGTTACCAGAGCTGAACAAAAACTCACCATCACGCATGCTGCAACGCGATATAAATATGGTAATCTGGAATATTGCGAACCAAGCCGCTTTTTAGAAGAACTGCCACAAAATTTATTGCAATATGTAGGTTATAATTCAAAAAGTTGGACTGAAGAAAAAAGTAACAAACAATATGAAAACGGTACTCCGGTTACAAAAGTAAAACCTACAGTTCCGGTTAACACATATATCCATAAACCATCTGATAGTTTTGTCGCAGCATTTCCGGAAGAGTTACAATCAGGAATGGACGTTGAACATCAAAAATTCGGGTATGGCAAAATTCTGGCAATGGAAGGTGCTAACGATGGTAAAATGGCAACCATATTTTTCCAGAACGCAGGTCAAAAAAAGTTATTGTTAAAATTTGCGAAACTGAGTATAGTAAAATCTGCATAACAGCAGCAATTCATCACAGGAATAATTTAATTTATTGAAACCGGCTCAAACTATTATCAACCTCTGGTCAGGTCCGCGGAATATTTCTACGGCAATGATGTATGCATTTTCGCAACGTAAAGATGTGCGCGTTTTTGATGAACCACTATATGCGCATTACTTGCGTGTAACCGGATTAAATCATCCCGGCAGAGAAGAAGTACTCGCTGCACAAAACAATGATGGTGATGCTGTTATGGATAATTTTTTATTCGACAATTTTACACGCCCGGTACTGTTTTTAAAACAAATGACACATCATTTGGT
Encoded here:
- a CDS encoding UvrD-helicase domain-containing protein, with the translated sequence MKLLDTLNEAQLAAVTNIYGPTMIIAGPGSGKTRVLTFRVAYLMHTGIDPFSILALTFTNKAAREMKNRIEQLYGTEARNLWMGTFHSVFSRILRSEADKLGYPSNFTIYDTEDAKNLLKTIVKEMGLNDKLYKPGYVLYRISLCKNNLIGPEAYAVNTDLISEDEGNGRPKMAEVYKNYTKRCFRGGAMDFDDLLLKTHELLERFPDVLYKYQHRFKYVMIDEFQDTNFLQYSIVKRIADVFQNIAVVGDDAQSIYAFRGASIANILNFEKDFPEVKTFRLEQNYRSTKIIVEAANHIIGKNQNQLAKKIWTDNVEGDTIKVIRAMSDNEEGRMVADSIFEQRMRDHIKNGEFAILYRTNAQSRAFEEGLRKLNIPYRIYGGISFYQRKEVKDLIAYLKLTVNPHDEESFKRVINYPARGIEKTSIEKLMVYAADNDKSLWTMSENIDLLQFNSGTRKLFADFVTMIKSFQTMLDKKDAYEVASHVAKSTGLLKELYNDQSVEGLSRYENIQELLNSIKEFVTPDEVDSPEFVPTFTDELKEEKTLSNYLQQVVLLTDADAEGNEDETVKLMTIHAAKGLEFKSVFVVGLEENLFPGTLSVSSREDLEEERRLFYVAVTRAEQKLTITHAATRYKYGNLEYCEPSRFLEELPQNLLQYVGYNSKSWTEEKSNKQYENGTPVTKVKPTVPVNTYIHKPSDSFVAAFPEELQSGMDVEHQKFGYGKILAMEGANDGKMATIFFQNAGQKKLLLKFAKLSIVKSA